From Arachis hypogaea cultivar Tifrunner chromosome 3, arahy.Tifrunner.gnm2.J5K5, whole genome shotgun sequence:
AATCCAATCCATTTGGATGTTACTTATATATGGACGAATTTGGTTTgttgaacaaaattaaaaagtcaaATTTCGCCTTAGACCACAAAAGAGGAAATTGTTTAGCTAGAATGTCCGGCCCAAATGTATTGCCTTTTTTAATTGTGTATTTgatattttgatttgttttttattttttattttataaattaaaagtaaaagaatacaaaaagacacaaattaaatgcATTCTAAAAATCTCTCTAGTCTTTCTGTATTAATGTTCTATTTTATGAGACACGAGCCCTGAATTTTCCGCACACATGTGTGGACTTATTCTGCGACCTGTCATAAATCATCAATTGGATTGATGCATGCTAGTTCTGGTGCTTCAAGTCTACTGCAGACAAATCAGCTAGTTTGACGCAAGGTTTAGGTAGCATATAATATAAAGAGTAaattgacaaataaatttttaaagatttatatttgagataaattaattaaaaaaaatcaataattttttttgaagataataaatatagatatattatttttaaattaattcttataattaaaataaaaaatttaaatttaaattaatttatttacatttattattataaaaaaaattattaatatattttttaaattaatttatctaaaatataaattttttaaatttatttatcacTTCCCTCTTCAAAATGACACGGACTAAACACAATTACAATTCCGTGAAATTACGAACATATCATCCAAAAAAAGGAAACTAATATTTATAATGAAATAACCATAATCTAATTTAAGGGAAAAAAACCATATAACATTTGATATTTCCTTAATTTACTAAAAAATGAATGGGATAAAGTATACTGTAGCGGTCTGGTCCAAGCCACGTACGGATCGACCCGACCCACGGAATACCCGACCCGAGCTGTTGGTCACGTGCAGCTCACCActcgacccggacacgcgtccctgacagctcTCCACTGCAGCTGtaaggaagcttcgaggaaggaCCTGTCCTTCCCCCTAGGTATGTCACACTCTCCCATCTAACCATTTTCCCGCCTGCACAttgctgactagagcgtcggagtgtctttgcaggtggcacccccccttaTTCTCCTTCTGCAACGCGTACTCGGCTACTCGGCAAACCCGACTCCAGCACGACCGTGGTTGAGGCGTTCTCACTCCCTCGCACAATCACCCGACCTGTCCGGAAACCGACAACCGAACactggcgccgtctgtggggaacgCCTAGATGGAAGTCGCGCTGGGTCCCGGAGACCAAGCCCGAGCAGCCGGAGCGGAGGGGGCAGCCTCCGTCGCCTCGCTAAGGGGGCGGCGGAGGTCCCCCCGACAACACACAGAGCAGCACACGAGGACACGACCCTTCGGGGGAACGGGCGGCGACAACGCTATAATAATGCAGGAGCTACGCCACAGGGTCCAGAACCTAGAGCGACAGTTGGCCGACCGGGAGCGGGACGGACGAACCACCGACCCTAGCTACACCCCATCCCCCGAAAGCGAAGAGGAAGACTCTTACCGAAGCCGCCCGCGGCGCGCGTCCGCATCCCGAACGGAAGCGGAAAGCACGCGCGAGGAGTCTCCTATCCCGAGAAGACAAAATGACACGATCATCTACTCTCGGGGCAGGCTAACCCGCCGAGCGGCAAGAGATCGCGAAGACGGGGAAGGGAGATCCGAGAGAACACGACAACCTGTGATAATGGGCGCCACCCCATTCCACCGATCTATCCTCGAAGTCCGGTtgccgaaacacttcgacaaaccaacggacatgaggaACGACAGAACTCAAGACCCTCTAGAACACCTCACGGcttttgaggccaggatgaatctAGAGGGAGTGGGGGACGAGGTAAGATGCCGTgccttcccggtaaccctagCGGGACCCGCGATCAAGTGGTTTAACGGCCTCCCGCAGGGATCCATCTACAGTTTCTCAGACATCAGCCGCGCATTCCTAGCCCAATTTACAACACGGATAGCGAAGGCAAAGCATCCTATCAACCTGCTAGGGGTAACCCAGAGACAAGGAGAGCCGACCAGGAGATACCTAGATCGGTTCAACGATGAATGCTTGGAAATCGATGGCCTAACCGATTCGGTGGCCAGTCTTTGCTTGACAAACGGCCTCCTCAACGAGAACTTCCGAAAACATCTTACCACAAAACCGGTTTGGACAATGCATGAGATCCAGACGGTAGCCAAAGAGTACATAaacgacgaggaagtcagccgagTTGTGgccgccaacaaacggcagcCCAGCTACAATCAAACCCGACAACAGGGCAACGGGGAAAGGCCAAAGGGACAAACCAGGGAAGAGGCGACAAACAAGGCACCGAGGACATTCCCTCGAGTCGGGAAATTCACCAACTACACTCCACTCACTCTTCCCATCGTGGAAGCTTACCAACAAATAGCCGAGAAAGGAATCCTACCGAAGCCCCGACCACTTAAGGACCGCACTGGAGGGAACAAAAACCTTTATTGTGATTACCACAAAGGCTACGGCCACCTAACGCAGGACTGTTTTGACCTAAAAGATgcactggagcaagcgataaggGAAGGTAAACTAGCAGCGTTCTCCCACTTAATCAGGGAGCCAAGGAGGCGCTACCGCGACCAGGACGAAGAAGGCAAAACCCGTTCGACAAAGCGGCGACAAGAGCCAGATGGCGGAGATCACGGCCTCACTGTGATCAACGTAGCGACGGCCAAAAACGCCGCACCAAGATCCAGATCCGCACACAAGAAAGACGCAAAGATATTGTCGATCTCCTCCTCGTCGATGCGAAACTCTAAGAAGCCTCCGTCCATTTCCTTCGGCCCAGAAGACCAATGGTTTGACGACGCACCGGAAAACCCACCCATGGTCATAACGGCCCGAGTGGGGACCGGTCTCGTCAAACGTATCCTTGTTGACACGGGAGCggactcgaacatcatgttccgcaacgtATTCGACGCACTGGGATTAAGGGATGCCGATCTGACGACTCACCAACACGGGGTCATCGGATTGGGCGACCATTTCATCAAACCAGACGGAATAATATCCCTGCCGATCTCAGTAGAACAATCCCAGAACAGGAGATCGGCGATGGCCGAGTTCGTGATCCTCCGAGACTCCACCGCCTATAATATCATTCTGGGAAGGAAGACTATCAATGATTTCGAGGCCGTAATCAACACAAAGTTGTTAGTCATGAAGTTCGTTACCGATGACGGATCTATAGGATCCATAAGAGGAGACCTTGAGACGGCGGTCGCTTGTGACAATGCCAGCCTCTCCCTAAGAAAGAAGTCCAAGGAGGCCTCCGGTGTGTTCCTAGCCGACCTAGATGCCAGAGTAGACGACAAACCCAGACCGGAACCAGAAGGGGATCTGGAGAAGTTCAGGATTGGCCAGGAAGAGGAAAGATTCACGTTCGTTAACAAGAACCTCCCGCGCGAGTTGAAGGAGCCCTTGGTCGAAATGATAAGAGCCAATAGGGACTTGTTTGCCTGGACGccggccgacatgccgggcatagacccaaaAATCATCTCACATCATTTAGCCGTTAAGGCGGAAGCACGTCCAGTAGCCCAACGGAGGAGAAAAATGTCGGCGGAAAGAGCAGAGGAGGTGGCTAAGCAGACGGCCGGCCTCCTTGAAGCAGGCTTTATACGAGAAGTGGACTATTCGACATGGCTCTCGAATGTAGTTTTGGTGAAAAAGCACAACggcaagtggagaatgtgcgtagactactctgacctcaacaaagcatgtcccaaGGATTGCTTCCCCCTCCCTAACATAGACGCACTCGTCGATGCTGCTGCGGGATACCGATATCTaagtttcatggacgcctactctggttacaaccagataccgatgcaccgtccAGACGAAGACAAGatggcgttcataacgccaggaggaacTTTCTGCTATAAGGTGATGCCATTCGGCCTAAAAAATGCGGGGGCAACAtaccagaggctgatgaataGGATATTCCACGACCTCATAGGGAAGACCGTTgaagtctatgtggatgacatccTAGCAAAAACAACACGACCTGACGACCTCCTGAACGACCTGGCGAGTGTATTCGCGTCCCTCCGACAACATGGCATGAGATTGAACCCCCTCAAGTGTGCTTTCGCCATGGAAGCTGGAAAGTTCCTCggattcatgataacccaaagagggGTAAAAGCTAACCCGGAGAAGTGCCAGGCGATACTCCAAATGAAGAGCCCAGGTAGCGTTAAGGACGTTCAAAGGTTGGCAGGACGGCTGGCCTCGTTATCACGTTTTCTCGGAGCGTCGACAACAAAGGCCCTACCGTTCTTCAACCTCATGAAGAGAGGAATGGCATTCGAATGGACGCccgaatgcgagcaagcctttcaACATTTTAAGGAAATCCTGGCGGCACCCCCTGTCCTCGGGAAGCCAAAAGACGGGGAGACATTATACCTGTACCTCGCCATAACAGGAGAAGCCTTGGCCGCGATTTTGGTACGAGAAGAAGGAAGGGTACAACAGCCAGTCTATTTTGTCAGCAGGGCCCTACAAGGGGCAGAGTTGAGATATAACAAATTGGAAAAATTAGCCCTGGCACTCCTGACCTCTTCGCGGAGGTTAAAGCAGTACTTCCAAAGTCACCAGATTGTCGTGAGAACGGACCAGGGGATCCGGCAAGTGCTCCAAAAACCCGACTtggcgggaagaatgatgaccTGGTCCATTGAACTTTCTCAATACGACATACGATACGAACCCCGGCAAGCCATCAAAGCGCAGGCGATGGCAGATTTTCTAGTGGAAGTAGCGGGGGATCCGGCCGAAGACACgaacacacggtggaagctccatgtagACGGAGCCTCCAATCAAACGTTCGAGGGCGCCGGGATCATCCTGGAAAGCCCGGCTGGAGTCGTATACGAACAGTCAATTAAGTTCGAATTCTCCGTTTCAAATAACCAAGCGGAGTATGAAGCCCTTATAGGAGGCTTAACCTTAGCAGCGGAAGTCGGAGCAGCAAGGTTGGAGATATGCAGCGATTCACAAATCGTTACCTCCCAAGTGAACGGGAGCTATCAAGCTAGGGACTCACTGCTACAGAAATACTTGGAAAAAGTCAAGGACTTAAGCCGAAAGTTCGAAGAAGTCACGATCCAACACGTCccgagagaaaggaacacacgggcagacctctTGTCAAAGCTAGCTAGCACCAAGCCGGGAGAGGGCAACCGGTCTCTAATCCAAGGAAAGGCGAAAGAGCCGGCAGTCGCACTACACCTCTCGAAGCTAGGCCCCTCCTGGTCGGATCCCATTATCGACCTCTTAGAAAACGGCAAGCTCCCCGACAACGAAAAAGATGCCAAAAAGCTAAGA
This genomic window contains:
- the LOC140183587 gene encoding uncharacterized protein, encoding MEVALGPGDQARAAGAEGAASVASLRGRRRSPRQHTEQHTRTRPFGGTGGDNAIIMQELRHRVQNLERQLADRERDGRTTDPSYTPSPESEEEDSYRSRPRRASASRTEAESTREESPIPRRQNDTIIYSRGRLTRRAARDREDGEGRSERTRQPVIMGATPFHRSILEVRLPKHFDKPTDMRNDRTQDPLEHLTAFEARMNLEGVGDEVRCRAFPVTLAGPAIKWFNGLPQGSIYSFSDISRAFLAQFTTRIAKAKHPINLLGVTQRQGEPTRRYLDRFNDECLEIDGLTDSVASLCLTNGLLNENFRKHLTTKPVWTMHEIQTVAKEYINDEEVSRVVAANKRQPSYNQTRQQGNGERPKGQTREEATNKAPRTFPRVGKFTNYTPLTLPIVEAYQQIAEKGILPKPRPLKDRTGGNKNLYCDYHKGYGHLTQDCFDLKDALEQAIREGKLAAFSHLIREPRRRYRDQDEEGKTRSTKRRQEPDGGDHGLTVINVATAKNAAPRSRSAHKKDAKILSISSSSMRNSKKPPSISFGPEDQWFDDAPENPPMVITARVGTGLVKRILVDTGADSNIMFRNVFDALGLRDADLTTHQHGVIGLGDHFIKPDGIISLPISVEQSQNRRSAMAEFVILRDSTAYNIILGRKTINDFEAVINTKLLVMKFVTDDGSIGSIRGDLETAVACDNASLSLRKKSKEASGVFLADLDARVDDKPRPEPEGDLEKFRIGQEEERFTFVNKNLPRELKEPLVEMIRANRDLFAWTPADMPGIDPKIISHHLAVKAEARPVAQRRRKMSAERAEEVAKQTAGLLEAGFIREVDYSTWLSNIPMHRPDEDKMAFITPGGTFCYKVMPFGLKNAGATYQRLMNRIFHDLIGKTVEVYVDDILAKTTRPDDLLNDLASVFASLRQHGMRLNPLKCAFAMEAGKFLGFMITQRGVKANPEKCQAILQMKSPGSVKDVQRLAGRLASLSRFLGASTTKALPFFNLMKRGMAFEWTPECEQAFQHFKEILAAPPVLGKPKDGETLYLYLAITGEALAAILVREEGRVQQPVYFVSRALQGAELRYNKLEKLALALLTSSRRLKQYFQSHQIVVRTDQGIRQVLQKPDLAGRMMTWSIELSQYDIRYEPRQAIKAQAMADFLVEVAGDPAEDTNTRWKLHVDGASNQTFEGAGIILESPAGVVYEQSIKFEFSVSNNQAEYEALIGGLTLAAEVGAARLEICSDSQIVTSQVNGSYQARDSLLQKYLEKVKDLSRKFEEVTIQHVPRERNTRADLLSKLASTKPGEGNRSLIQGKAKEPAVALHLSKLGPSWSDPIIDLLENGKLPDNEKDAKKLRREAARYAIIQGQLFRKGFNHPLLKCLHPDQTDYVLREVHEGCCGHHIGGKALARKLIRAGYYWPSMMADSKEFVKKCVKCQENANFHRAPASELSLLTTSRPFSQ